In a single window of the Drosophila subpulchrella strain 33 F10 #4 breed RU33 chromosome X, RU_Dsub_v1.1 Primary Assembly, whole genome shotgun sequence genome:
- the LOC119557045 gene encoding uncharacterized protein LOC119557045, whose product MNKSQKPTKGKRGKRVARPKTQPQDLVESEVENARKAVERKLIYLSESNGANPPPRPEKRSTGGAGSGGGGTNTHGGRRRKHGKKHLAQAPPKEITDDEEETLQEKAYKYENRRRGGYNVLLESPRRNGLTPRDYEAEAAEMAALLAAQRTSSGTTKPGQIAGEGRENLDGEFGRLQLKPLSSYAPNHHHLPSYSCSVCGAKFHIRSLLGAHRRTHDDDFKVRFRGRRPPDSSTTLTAANLCKFCDRRFDLERTLHIHQLCHCKKISPQQRRKLAFTELAHEKKAPLPSFQRAQNSHRLQGNIAPSTKPPLTQQQQLHKTIMQSSAVHERWR is encoded by the exons ATGAACAAGTCTCAAAAGCCCACAAAGGGGAAGCGCGGCAAGCGGGTAGCCCGCCCCAAGACCCAGCCGCAGGACCTCGTCGAGTCGGAGGTGGAGAACGCCCGCAAGGCGGTGGAGCGCAAGTTGATCTACTTGTCCGAGTCGAACGGGGCTAACCCACCCCCCCGTCCGGAAAAGCGGAGCACGGGCGGAGCGGGATCAGGAGGCGGCGGCACTAATACCCACGGAGGACGTAGACGCAAGCACGGCAAGAAGCATCTGGCACAGGCGCCACCCAAAGAAATTACTGACGACGAGGAGGAAACGCTTCAGGAAAAAGCATATAAGTACGAAAATAGACGACGCGGGGGATACAACG TACTCCTTGAATCTCCTCGTCGCAATGGCCTCACGCCGCGGGATTACGAGGCCGAGGCGGCGGAAATGGCGGCTCTCCTGGCCGCCCAGCGAACGTCCAGCGGCACCACAAAGCCTGGCCAGATTGCGGGGGAGGGGAGGGAGAATCTGGACGGGGAGTTCGGACGGCTGCAGCTGAAGCCGCTGAGCAGCTACGCCccgaaccaccaccacctgcCCAGCTACTCGTGCAGCGTGTGTGGGGCCAAGTTCCACATCCGATCGCTGCTGGGCGCCCACCGGCGCACCCACGACGACGACTTCAAGGTGCGCTTCCGGGGTCGCAGACCGCCGGACAGCAGCACCACTCTGACCGCTGCCAACCTTTGCAAGTTCTGCGACCGCCGGTTCGACCTGGAGCGCACCCTTCACATCCACCAGCTGTGCCACTGCAAGAAGATATCGCCGCAGCAGCGCCGCAAGCTGGCCTTCACGGAGCTGGCCCACGAGAAGAAGGCTCCGCTGCCCAGCTTCCAGCGCGCCCAGAACTCCCATCGCCTCCAAGGTAACATCGCCCCCTCGACCAAGCCCCCGCTgacgcagcagcagcagctccacAAGACCATCATGCAGTCGTCGGCGGTGCACGAGCGATGGCGCTAA
- the LOC119557472 gene encoding putative nuclease HARBI1, whose translation MATCADYRVIGDVFGVYKSPVHKYFHIVVKAISKLTNVLISIPKLDECIRNAGAFQKMCHIPNEIGAIDGTHIPVKAPKIGYMDFVNRKGWTSMVMQAVVDNIYLFRDV comes from the exons ATGGCCACCTGTGCCGACTATCGAGTGATTGGGGATGTATTTGGAGTATATAAAAGTCCAGTGCACAAGTACTTTCATATTGTTGTTAAGGCAATATCGAAACTTACGAATGTATTAATTTCAATCCCAAAACTCGATGAATGCATTCGAAATGCAGGTGCATTTCAAAAAATGTGTCACATTCCCAACGAGATTGGAGCTATTGACG GAACACACATTCCTGTTAAAGCCCCAAAGATTGGCTACATGGATTTCGTTAATCGAAAGGGATGGACATCGATGGTCATGCAAGCTGTAGTTGACAACATTTACTT gttTAGAGACGTCTGA
- the LOC119557471 gene encoding glutathione hydrolase 1 proenzyme: MRFALSKKLLLWLLLAALLVTALTLGLVFGLKNRDSRYISGAVVSNGIGCAAVGGDVLTDGGSAVDAAIATLLCEGLLLPHSMGIGGGFVATIYTRSTRKVETLIARESAPAAAHKDMFVNQSEITGARAGAVPGEILGYWEMHRRYGILSWKRLFEPAIKLAREGHVVSRYLASAIEQKLENIQADPGLSAVFLNEKQEPYVEGDFMKRPALADTLERIAENGAKEIYDGGETGRKFVEDISKLGGIITEQDLRDFKVRWDSDGHVAANVSGSYTMYSTPMPSSGPVLAFILNLMAEMNSDNEQIYWQRAVEAFKHAYGQRTNLGDLYGDPDNNVSINATLEQMLQPEFLESIRKLIHDNSTSQDYLYYGANFTVEEDHGTAHMNVLATNGDAVSITSTINNYFGAKVASTQTGIILNDEMDDFSTPGVINGFGVPASPANYIYPGKRPMSSMSPCIIVDKDGNVRLLVGAAGGTRITTSVAAVIMKYLLRGETLTAAVNNGRLHHQLAPMRVSYEHEVDSSVTSYLQEVGHVLYEEPAGSSFAAVTAIGALEQPEPFYDRRRIGSSLTLARTNKMQH, encoded by the exons ATGAG gtttgcGCTGAGTAAGAAACTCTtgctgtggctgctgctgGCGGCTTTACTGGTGACGGCTTTGACCCTTGGCCTGGTCTTCGGTCTGAAAAACCGGGATTCGCGGTACATAAGCGGCGCCGTCGTCTCCAATGGCATCGGATGTGCGGCGGTCGGAGGAGACGTGCTGACCGACGGCGGTTCCGCCGTGGACGCCGCCATTGCCACGCTCCTTTGCGAGGGTCTTCTGCTGCCCCACTCCATGGGCATTGGCGGTGGCTTTGTGGCCACCATATACACGAGGAGCACCCGCAAGGTGGAGACCCTGATTGCCAGGGAATCGGCTCCGGCGGCTGCCCACAAGGACATGTTCGTGAACCAGTCAGAGATTACGGGCGCCAGGGCGGGAGCGGTGCCCGGCGAGATCCTGGGCTACTGGGAGATGCATCGACGCTATGGCATCCTCTCCTGGAAACGTCTCTTCGAGCCGGCCATCAAGCTGGCCCGCGAGGGTCACGTTGTTTCCCGCTATCTGGCCTCTGCCATCGAGCAAAAGCTGGAGAACATCCAGGCGGACCCCGGGCTGTCCGCCGTGTTCCTGAACGAGAAACAAGAACCGTACGTGGAGGGCGACTTTATGAAGCGTCCCGCCCTGGCGGACACGCTGGAGAGGATCGCCGAGAACGGAGCCAAGGAGATCTACGATGGCGGCGAGACCGGTCGCAAGTTCGTCGAGGACATCAGCAAGTTGGGCGGGATCATCACGGAGCAGGACCTGCGTGACTTCAAGGTCCGCTGGGACAGCGACGGCCACGTGGCGGCCAATGTGAGTGGCAGCTACACGATGTACTCCACGCCCATGCCCAGCAGCGGACCGGTCCTGGCCTTCATCCTGAACCTGATGGCCGAAATGAACAGTGACAACGAGCAGATCTACTGGCAGAGGGCCGTGGAGGCCTTCAAGCACGCCTACGGCCAGCGAACCAATCTGGGCGATCTGTATGGCGATCCCGATAACAATGTCTCCATAAATGCCACCTTGGAGCAGATGCTCCAGCCGGAGTTCCTGGAGAGCATTAGGAAGCTGATCCACGACAACAGCACGTCTCAGGACTATCTGTACTATGGCGCCAACTTCACCGTGGAGGAGGACCACGGCACTGCCCACATGAATGTCCTGGCCACCAATGGAGATGCCGTGTCCATCACCAGCACCATCAATAACTA TTTTGGCGCCAAAGTGGCCTCCACCCAGACGGGCATCATCCTGAACGACGAGATGGACGACTTCTCCACCCCGGGCGTGATCAACGGCTTCGGCGTGCCCGCCTCGCCGGCCAACTACATTTATCCCGGCAAACGACCCATGTCCTCGATGAGTCCGTGCATCATTGTGGACAAGGACGGCAATGTGCGATTGCTGGTCGGAGCAGCAGGTGGCACTCGCATCACCACCAGTGTGGCAGCC GTGATTATGAAGTACTTGCTGCGTGGAGAAACCCTCACCGCGGCGGTGAACAATGGCCGCCTGCACCACCAGTTGGCCCCCATGCGCGTGAGCTATGAGCACGAGGTGGACAGCAGCGTCACCTCCTATCTGCAGGAGGTGGGCCACGTCCTGTACGAGGAGCCCGCCGGCTCCAGCTTCGCTGCGGTCACCGCCATTGGAGCCCTGGAGCAGCCGGAGCCCTTCTACGATCGCCGTCGCATCGGCAGTTCTCTCACCCTGGCCAGAACCAACAAGATGCAGCATTAG
- the LOC119556085 gene encoding protein Wnt-5: MACFRKRHFLLWLLRALCVLHTAPRGAYATVGLQGVPTWIYLGLKSPFIEFGSQEEQLANSSIPLNMTKDEQANMHQEGLRKLGTFIKPVDLRDSETGFVKADLTKRLVFDSPNNITSRPIHPIQEEMDQKQIILLDEDTDENGLPASLTDEDRKFIVPMALKNISPDPRWVVTTPVPSSSLQTSGKATTTAVPSPMAQIEGDPTSNIDDLKKHILFLHNMTKTNSNFESKFVKFPSLQKDKAKSSAGAVPTSVKRPQRPIHQYSAPIAPPTPKVPDGAYSPGEQPIGGYYQNEELATNQSFLKPSDTASNGVPVSNRGQKTPSEPQVILLNESLATTMPEASLEPINPAINVPKGGPPLRTTKRPPCLRNPESPKCIRQRRREEQQRQRERDEWFRGQSQYMQPRFEPIIQTINNTKRFAVSIEIPDSFKVSSEGLDGGELLSRVARSQPSSRKMMPDYIKVSMENTSVTDYFKHDVVMASADVASERDFLIKNMEEHGAASTNDHNDTAPAADAYSETIDLNPNNCYSAIGLSNSQKKQCVKHTSVMPAISRGARAAIQECQFQFKNRRWNCSTTNDETVFGPMTSLAAPEMAFIHALAAATVTSFIARACRDGQLASCSCSRGTRPKQLHDDWKWGGCGDNLEFAYKFATDFIDSREKETNRETRGVKRKRDEIGKNRMHSDDTNAFNIGIKRNRNDDAKNDTTLVVRNVRKSTEAESSHLLNENFDQHLSELEQRITKEILTSKIDEEEMIKLQEKIKQEIVNTKFKAEQPRKKKRKNQRAAADAPAFPRNGIRDNYKDGILPRSSATAKARSLMNLHNNEAGRRAVIKKARITCKCHGVSGSCSLITCWQQLSSIREIGDYLREKYEGATKVKINKRGRLQIKDLQFKVPTAHDLIYLDESPDWCRNSHMLHWPGTHGRVCHKNSSGLESCAILCCGRGYNTKNIIVNERCNCKFHWCCQVKCEVCTKVLEEHTCK; this comes from the coding sequence ATGGCTTGCTTCAGGAAGAGGCACTTTCTTTTGTGGCTCCTGCGTGCCCTGTGTGTGTTGCACACAGCCCCGCGAGGGGCATATGCCACAGTTGGACTGCAAGGAGTGCCCACCTGGATATACCTCGGCCTGAAGTCCCCCTTCATCGAGTTCGGCAGCCAGGAGGAGCAGCTGGCCAACTCGAGCATACCCCTGAATATGACCAAGGACGAGCAGGCCAACATGCACCAGGAGGGCCTCCGCAAGCTGGGCACGTTCATCAAGCCCGTGGACCTGCGGGACTCGGAGACTGGCTTCGTGAAGGCCGATCTCACCAAGAGACTGGTATTCGACTCGCCAAACAACATCACCTCGCGCCCCATCCATCCCATTCAGGAGGAAATGGACCAGAAGCAGATCATCCTGCTCGACGAGGACACCGATGAGAACGGCCTGCCCGCCAGCCTGACCGACGAGGACCGAAAGTTTATAGTGCCCATGGCCCTGAAGAATATATCGCCCGATCCCCGCTGGGTGGTCACGACACCAGTGCCCTCCTCGTCGCTCCAAACGAGCGGCAAAGCCACAACGACCGCTGTGCCATCGCCAATGGCCCAGATAGAGGGGGACCCTACCTCCAACATTGACGACCTGAAGAAGCACATTCTGTTTCTACATAACATGACCAAGACCAACTCAAACTTCGAGTCGAAGTTTGTCAAATTTCCCAGTCTGCAGAAGGACAAGGCCAAGTCGTCGGCCGGAGCTGTGCCCACGAGCGTGAAGCGCCCGCAGAGGCCGATCCATCAGTACTCCGCGCCCATAGCCCCGCCAACACCCAAGGTTCCGGATGGAGCATACAGCCCCGGAGAGCAGCCGATTGGTGGCTACTATCAGAACGAGGAGTTGGCGACTAATCAATCCTTTCTCAAGCCATCAGATACTGCCTCCAATGGCGTTCCCGTTAGCAATCGAGGCCAGAAGACTCCCAGCGAGCCGCAGGTGATTCTGCTCAACGAATCGCTGGCCACGACGATGCCGGAGGCCTCTCTGGAGCCCATCAACCCGGCGATAAACGTCCCGAAAGGGGGACCACCTCTACGCACAACAAAGCGTCCACCATGCCTGCGGAATCCCGAGTCCCCGAAGTGCATACGTCAACGGCGGCGAgaggagcagcagcggcagcgggaACGGGACGAGTGGTTCCGGGGTCAGTCGCAGTATATGCAGCCCCGGTTCGAGCCCATCATACAGACAATTAATAATACCAAGAGATTTGCCGTATCCATCGAGATTCCAGACTCTTTTAAGGTATCTTCTGAGGGATTGGACGGCGGCGAGTTGCTCTCGCGCGTCGCCCGCTCACAGCCCAGCAGTAGGAAAATGATGCCAGACTATATTAAGGTATCTATGGAAAACACATCCGTTACGGATTACTTTAAGCACGACGTGGTGATGGCATCGGCGGATGTCGCCAGCGAAAGGGATTTCCTTATCAAGAACATGGAGGAGCACGGAGCTGCCTCCACGAATGATCACAATGACACGGCTCCAGCCGCCGACGCATACTCGGAGACAATCGATCTTAATCCCAATAACTGCTACAGCGCTATAGGCCTGAGCAACAGCCAAAAGAAGCAGTGTGTGAAGCACACCAGTGTTATGCCGGCCATCAGTCGCGGTGCCCGAGCAGCCATTCAAGAATGTCAATTTCAGTTCAAGAATCGCCGCTGGAACTGCAGTACAACGAACGATGAGACCGTATTTGGTCCAATGACCAGCCTGGCCGCTCCCGAAATGGCCTTTATCCACGCCCTGGCGGCGGCAACGGTGACCAGCTTTATAGCTCGAGCCTGTCGAGATGGGCAGCTGGCTTCCTGCAGCTGCTCCCGAGGCACTCGGCCTAAGCAGCTCCACGACGACTGGAAGTGGGGCGGATGTGGCGACAACCTAGAGTTCGCCTACAAATTCGCCACAGACTTCATTGACTCGCGGGAGAAGGAAACCAACCGAGAGACCCGCGGGGTCAAGAGAAAACGCGACGAGATTGGCAAGAATCGAATGCATTCTGATGACACAAATGCTTTTAATATAGGTATCAAGAGAAATAGGAATGACGACGCCAAGAATGATACAACATTAGTGGTAAGAAACGTTAGGAAAAGCACTGAGGCTGAAAGCAGTCACCTACTCAATGAGAATTTCGACCAGCACTTGTCGGAACTGGAGCAGCGCATTACAAAGGAGATACTAACTTCCAAGATAGACGAGGAGGAAATGATCAAGTTGCAGGAGAAGATCAAGCAGGAAATAGTGAATACCAAGTTCAAGGCGGAGCAGCCTCGCAAAAAGAAGCGAAAAAATCAACGGGCTGCGGCGGATGCGCCTGCCTTCCCGCGGAATGGCATCAGGGACAACTACAAGGACGGCATCCTGCCCCGCAGCTCGGCAACCGCCAAGGCAAGGAGTCTGATGAACTTGCACAACAACGAGGCCGGACGTCGGGCGGTCATCAAGAAGGCCCGCATCACCTGCAAGTGCCACGGCGTCTCGGGATCCTGCAGCCTAATCACCTGCTGGCAGCAACTGTCCTCGATCCGGGAGATCGGCGACTATCTGCGCGAGAAGTACGAGGGAGCCACGAAAGTGAAGATCAACAAGCGCGGACGACTCCAGATAAAAGATTTGCAATTCAAGGTACCGACCGCTCACGATCTGATTTACCTAGACGAGAGCCCCGACTGGTGTCGCAACAGCCACATGCTGCACTGGCCAGGTACACACGGACGTGTGTGTCACAAAAACTCCTCGGGATTGGAAAGCTGTGCCATACTGTGCTGCGGGCGGGGCTATAATACGAAAAATATTATAGTTAACGAACGCTGCAATTGCAAATTTCACTGGTGTTGCCAGGTTAAATGTGAGGTTTGTACAAAGGTACTCGAGGAACACACATGTAAATAG
- the LOC119556087 gene encoding uncharacterized protein LOC119556087 — MESRQLHSAVFGVCGFEDETLVEISGPGNSGKSLLLQQLMAHCLAPYEFGGRQWSVLLINLSHKINRESLTKCIKTELLAFSAGAEAGESPPEEELAKIAGECVGRVRFLNCFSTEDVSTALIDARYAIVHDPGVQLVALDTLGEFYWLDFPKRTEKLSMFRHYRQWQARLERLCKEAIVCGMYTVDSAHLENRYAHGEQLPGVKISYPVRMEKVQGCLTLNGLPLAFSNGGLKLASQQVRG; from the coding sequence ATGGAGTCGCGCCAATTGCACTCCGCCGTGTTTGGCGTATGCGGCTTCGAGGATGAGACCCTGGTGGAGATCTCCGGGCCGGGAAACAGCGGCAAGAGTCTGCTGCTCCAGCAACTGATGGCCCACTGTTTGGCGCCCTACGAATTCGGTGGCCGCCAGTGGAGCGTCCTTTTGATCAACCTGAGCCACAAAATTAACCGGGAATCCCTCACAAAGTGCATAAAAACGGAGCTGCTGGCGTTTTCCGCGGGAGCGGAAGCAGGGGAATCTCCGCCGGAGGAAGAGCTGGCCAAGATTGCCGGAGAATGCGTAGGTCGCGTGCGATTCCTCAACTGTTTCTCCACCGAGGACGTTTCCACTGCCCTAATCGACGCCCGCTATGCGATCGTCCATGATCCCGGCGTGCAACTGGTTGCCCTCGACACACTCGGTGAATTCTACTGGCTGGACTTCCCCAAGAGAACCGAGAAGTTGTCCATGTTCCGGCACTACCGCCAGTGGCAGGCGCGTCTCGAGAGGCTCTGCAAGGAGGCCATCGTCTGCGGCATGTACACGGTGGACTCTGCTCACCTGGAGAACCGGTATGCTCATGGTGAACAACTGCCGGGGGTCAAAATAAGCTACCCAGTCAGGATGGAAAAGGTTCAAGGGTGTCTCACTCTGAATGGATTGCCCCTCGCCTTTAGCAATGGTGGGCTTAAATTAGCTAGCCAACAAGTAAGAGGATAA
- the LOC119556086 gene encoding N-acetylgalactosaminyltransferase 7, translating to MRVSTIRSGRMCRMALCLLVLLPLLYLLANWSDHHKRVQEAYHTRFGGPKFAHQRLEGRPREVPKLIEGLGNFEPKDVKPRSGPGENGEAHSLSPDKKHMSDASEMEYGMNIACSDEISMHRSVRDTRLEECRHWDYPFDLPSTSVIIVFHNEGFSVLMRTVHSVIDRSPTHMLHEIILVDDFSDKENLRTQLDEYVLQFKGLVKVIRNKEREGLIRTRSRGAMEATGEVIVFLDAHCEVNTNWLPPLLAPIYRDRTVMTVPIIDGIDHKNFEYRPVYGTDNHFRGIFEWGMLYKENEVPRREQRRRPHNSEPYRSPTHAGGLFAINREYFLELGAYDPGLLVWGGENFELSFKIWQCGGSIEWVPCSRVGHVYRGFMPYNFGKLASKKKGPLITINYKRVIETWFDDTHKEYFYTREPLARYLDMGDISEQLALKKRLNCKSFQWFMDHIAYDVYDKFPGLPANLHWGELRSVASDGCLDSMGHQPPAIMGLTYCHGGGNNQLVRLNAAGQLGVGERCVEADRQGIKLAVCRLGTVDGPWQYNEHTKHLMHRVHKKCMALHPATQQLSLGHCDVNDSYQQWWFKEIRPRW from the exons ATGCGCGTAAGCACCATCCGCAGCGGTCGGATGTGCCGGATGGCACTGTGCCTCTTGGTGCTGCTGCCACTGCTCTATCTTTTGGCCAACTGGAGCGACCACCACAAGCGCGTCCAGGAGGCGTACCACACGCGCTTCGGCGGCCCAAAGTTCGCCCACCAACGACTGGAGGGTCGCCCCAGGGAGGTGCCCAAGCTGATCGAGG GCCTGGGAAACTTTGAGCCGAAAGATGTGAAGCCACGTAGCGGACCCGGCGAGAATGGAGAGGCCCACAGCCTGTCGCCCGACAAGAAGCACATGTCAGACGCCTCCGAAATGGAGTACGGCATGAACATCGCCTGCTCCGATGAGATATCGATGCACCGATCGGTGCGGGACACGCGGCTGGAAGAGTGCCGCCACTGGGACTACCCCTTCGACCTGCCAAGCACCAGCGTTATCATTGTCTTCCACAACGAGGGCTTCTCGGTGCTGATGCGAACCGTGCACTCGGTCATCGACCGCTCGCCCACCCACATGCTGCATGAGATCATACTCGTGGACGACTTCTCCGACAAGGAGAACCTGCGCACCCAGCTGGACGAGTATGTGCTGCAGTTCAAGGGACTGGTAAAGGTCATCAGGAACAAGGAGCGCGAGGGCCTCATCCGGACGCGATCCAGGGGAGCCATGGAGGCAACAG GTGAGGTGATCGTCTTCCTGGACGCCCACTGCGAAGTGAACACCAACTGGCTCCCGCCGTTGCTGGCCCCCATCTACCGGGATCGCACTGTGATGACAGTGCCCATCATCGATGGCATCGACCACAAGAACTTTGAGTATCGTCCGGTTTATGGGACGGACAACCACTTCCGCGGCATCTTCGAGTGGGGCATGCTGTACAAGGAGAACGAGGTACCGCGCCGCGAACAGCGCCGCCGCCCGCACAACTCGGAGCCCTACCGCAGTCCCACACACGCCGGCGGACTGTTCGCCATCAATAGGGAGTACTTCCTGGAGCTGGGCGCCTACGATCCAGGTCTGCTGGTCTGGGGCGGCGAGAACTTCGAGCTGAGCTTCAAGATCTGGCAGTGCGGCGGCAGCATCGAGTGGGTGCCCTGCTCCCGAGTGGGCCACGTCTATCGCGGCTTTATGCCCTACAATTTCGGAAAGCTAGCGAGCAAGAAGAAGGGGCCACTGATCACGATCAACTACAAGCGCGTCATCGAGACGTGGTTTGATGACACGCATAAGGAGTACTTCTACACCCGCGAGCCACTCGCCCGCTATCTGGACATGGGCGACATAAGCGAGCAGCTGGCTCTGAAAAAGCGACTGAACTGCAAGAGCTTCCAGTGGTTCATGGACCACATCGCCTACGACGTGTACGACAAGTTCCCGGGACTACCAGCCAACCTGCACTGGGGCGAGCTACGCTCGGTGGCCTCTGACGGATGCCTGGACTCCATGGGTCACCAGCCGCCCGCCATCATGGGCCTCACATATTGCCACGGGGGAGGAAACAACCAACTGGTCAGGTTAAATGCTGCCGGACAACTGGGCGTGGGCGAACGTTGCGTGGAGGCCGATCGGCAGGGTATCAAGCTGGCTGTGTGTCGCCTGGGGACAGTCGATGGTCCTTGGCAGTACAACGAGCACACGAAGCACCTCATGCACCGCGTCCACAAGAAGTGCATGGCCCTACACCCAGCCACCCAGCAATTGTCATTGGGTCACTGCGATGTCAACGATAGCTACCAGCAGTGGTGGTTCAAGGAGATACGCCCGCGCTGGTAA